The following coding sequences lie in one Chelonia mydas isolate rCheMyd1 chromosome 6, rCheMyd1.pri.v2, whole genome shotgun sequence genomic window:
- the LOC114018206 gene encoding zinc finger protein 497: MEPGPPRTESAATRPAGDGAPRAGPGPRRQPEEDNRAAKMAPPIGDVPGKAQEGGLTSVSLAGPKAEEEEVAKMACLSGDVVETTKGHAIWKTVANMLTPRMDIPGKGQWACPASVSLTVPKVEEEEEAAKLEPLNRDVAVKAEGGHSPWMTTAKTMPPNMDVPRLGQLGRVASDSLPVPRTEEEAEDTRMVPPNGDIDVTTQEGHSAWMTMAKMEPLNGDIDVKAQGEPLTLRPFPISKAEEDEATRPVTPSAPACRERPYRCGECGKAFSRSSSCVKHQRTHTGERPYGCPDCGKSFGQSSTLNRHRQAHLADRPHRCADCGKAYGTASALAQHGKSHLAEKPHRCPQCGKGFCERSNLAKHLLTHTGERPHRCAQCGRGFSQKANLRRHQETHGGAESHRCADCGRAFRHARRLAQHRRACHAPGEPHACADCGQAFAARSQLARHRRRHADERPYRCGVCGKAYGVSSHLLVHLRGHTEERPYRCGECGAGFAEAAKLAQHRRSHTGERPHQCGECGRRFGLRSNLMRHQRAHAGEKPHRCGQCGRAFGRASNLAQHQRTHRGEKPYRCGQCGKAFAVSTHLLIHQRSHTGERPFPCPHCGKGFTVSSNLRQHLRIHTGERPYPCAQCGKSFRARTHLRAHQKLHA, from the exons ATGGAGCCGGGACCCCCGCGCACGGAGTCGGCTGCCACCCGCCCGGCCGGAGACGGGGCACCCAGGGCCG GTCCTGGGCCCAGACGTCAGCCGGAGGAGGACAACAGAGCTGCCAAGATGGCGCCACCAATTGGGGACGTTCCTGGAAAGGCCCAAGAGGGGGGCCTGACCTCCGTGTCATTGGCCGGCCCCAaggcggaggaggaggaagtcGCCAAGATGGCGTGTCTCAGTGGGGATGTTGTGGAGACCACCAAGGGGCATGCAATATGGAAGACCGTGGCCAACATGTTGACTCCCAGGATGGACATTCCTGGGAAGGGCCAATGGGCATGTCCAGCCTCCGTCTCACTGACTGTCCCTAaggttgaggaggaggaagaggctgcCAAGTTGGAGCCTCTCAACAGGGATGTTGCCGTGAAGGCAGAAGGGGGACATTCACCGTGGATGACTACGGCCAAGACGATGCCGCCAAACATGGATGTTCCTCGTTTGGGCCAGCTGGGCCGTGTGGCCTCCGATTCATTGCCTGTCCCTAGGACTGAGGAGGAGGCCGAAGACACCAGGATGGTGCCACCCAATGGGGACATTGACGTGACGACCCAAGAGGGACATTCAGCATGGATGACCATGGCCAAGATGGAGCCTCTCAATGGGGACATTGACGTGAAAGCCCAAGGGGAACCCTTGACCCTGAGGCCTTTCCCTATCTCCAAGGCCGAGGAGGATGAAGCCACCAGGCCGGTAACTCCCTCCGCTCCTGCTTGCCGGGAGCGCCCGTACCGCTGCGGGGAATGCGGCAAAGCCTTCTCCCGCAGCTCGTCCTGCGTCAAGCACCAACGCACCCACACGGGCGAGCGCCCCTATGGGTGCCCGGATTGTGGCAAGTCCTTCGGCCAGAGCTCCACCCTCAACCGGCACCGCCAGGCCCACCTGGCAGACAGGCCGCACCGCTGCGCTGACTGCGGCAAGGCCTACGGGACCGCCTCGGCCCTGGCCCAGCACGGCAAGAGTCACCTGGCCGAGAAGCCCCACCGGTGCCCGCAGTGCGGCAAAGGGTTCTGCGAGCGGTCGAACCTGGCGAAGCACCTGCTGACCCACACGGGCGAGCGGCCCCACCGGTGCGCCCAGTGCGGCCGCGGCTTCAGCCAGAAGGCCAACCTCCGACGTCACCAGGAGACCCACGGCGGTGCGGAGTCGCACCGGTGCGCCGACTGCGGGCGGGCCTTTCGCCACGCCCGCCGGCTGGCTCAGCACCGCCGGGCCTGCCACGCACCCGGCGAGCCCCACGCCTGCGCCGACTGCGGCCAGGCCTTCGCCGCCCGCTCCCAGCTGGCCCGGCACCGCCGCCGGCACGCGGACGAGCGCCCCTACCGCTGCGGCGTCTGCGGCAAGGCCTACGGCGTCAGCTCCCACCTGCTGGTGCACCTGCGTGGGCACACGGAGGAGCGGCCGTACCGCTGCGGCGAGTGCGGGGCCGGCTTCGCCGAGGCCGCCAAGCTGGCCCAGCACCGCCGCagccacaccggggagcggccccaCCAGTGCGGGGAGTGCGGGCGCCGCTTCGGCCTGCGCTCCAACCTGATGCGGCACCAGCGGGCCCACGCCGGCGAGAAGCCCCACCGCTGCGGCCAGTGCGGCCGGGCCTTCGGCCGCGCCTCCAACCTGGCCCAGCACCAGCGGACCCACCGCGGCGAGAAGCCCTACCGGTGCGGCCAGTGCGGCAAGGCCTTCGCCGTCAGCACCCACCTCCTCATCCACCAGCGCtcccacaccggggagcggcccttcCCCTGCCCGCACTGCGGCAAAGGCTTCACCGTCAGCTCCAACCTCCGGCAGCACCTGCggatccacaccggggagcgccCCTACCCCTGCGcccagtgcgggaagagcttccgGGCTCGGACTCACCTCCGGGCCCACCAGAAGCTCCACGCCTGA
- the LOC102937918 gene encoding zinc finger protein 345: MSEAEEHSPSPWAEEEEKPPSPAGSEQGISCDIQCWSDNEEWGPDSPAGSGAVGDACSQPDSSPAAYRRSYCRGSHEDCELGLHASSGEDGELDFQRGSHEDGGFRLHAGSHEDGELGFHAGSEEDIELGLHTGSHEDGELRFHAGSEEDSELGLHTGSHEDGERGLHGGSDEDGEFGLHTGSHEDGERGLHGGSDEDSEFRLHAGSHEDSELGLHTGSDEDSAFRLHAGSHEDGELGLNSDEDDEFRLHAGSHEDSELGLHAGSDEDGELNFQRGSDEDSERGLPAGSHEGGELSFCRGSHEDGARGLHASSETPPAFDLTGNPGPPPSSRPAPPARPFQCPDCGKSFGSNSTLAQHRRIHTGERPYKCGECGRAFSRGSTFLQHQRTHTGERPYKCPDCGKAFSRSSNLLQHRRVHTGERPYQCPDCGKAFSLSSTLLQHQIIHTGERPYKCPDCGKSFNRNSNLLNHRRTHTGEKPFPCGLCGKRFSESSTRTQHQRTHTGERPFRCTECGKAFSLSSTLIQHQTTHSGERPYQCPDCGKTFGLSSTLLRHRRAHAGEKPHRCPDCGKSFGVRSHLAQHRRVHTGERPFRCPDCGRGFGQNSHLAQHRKVHRAGGEARPPGTLYICGDCGKSFRQSSHLAQHRRTHTGERPFRCGECGRGFSQSSKLLEHRRTHTGERPYACPDCGRAFGHSSALAQHRRTHTGERPYACGACGKSFSQSSALVQHQRIHTGEKPYRCSRCGLSFRYLLQYTRHQKLHAREELLAQERAGAAPPAAAAPAASAALEVAPGAGTPGLSAVLGVAVEEGV; this comes from the coding sequence ATGAGCGAGGCAGAAGAGCACAGCCCCTCTCCGTGGGCCGAGGAAGAGGAAAAGCCGCCGAGCCCGGCTGGCTCGGAGCAGGGGATCTCGTGCGACATCCAGTGCTGGTCGGATAACGAGGAGTGGGGACCGGACAGCCCAGCCGGCAGCGGGGCAGTGGGGGACGCCTGCTCCCAGCCGGACAGCAGCCCCGCAGCCTACCGGAGGAGCTACTGTCGTGGCTCGCACGAGGACTGTGAGCTCGGGCTGCACGCCAGCTCGGGGGAAGACGGTGAGCTCGACTTCCAGCGTGGCTCACATGAAGATGGTGGGTTCAGGTTGCACGCCGGCTCGCACGAGGACGGTGAGCTCGGGTTCCACGCCGGCTCGGAAGAAGACATTGAGCTTGGACTTCACACTGGCTCGCACGAGGACGGTGAGCTCAGGTTCCACGCCGGCTCGGAAGAAGACAGTGAGCTTGGGCTTCACACTGGCTCGCACGAGGATGGTGAACGTGGGCTGCACGGCGGCTCAGATGAAGACGGTGAGTTCGGGCTTCACACTGGCTCGCACGAGGATGGTGAGCGTGGGCTGCACGGCGGCTCAGATGAAGACAGTGAGTTCAGGCTGCACGCTGGCTCGCACGAGGACAGTGAGCTTGGGTTGCACACCGGCTCAGATGAAGACAGTGCTTTCAGGCTGCACGCTGGCTCGCACGAGGATGGTGAGCTTGGGTTGAACTCAGACGAAGATGACGAGTTCAGGCTGCACGCTGGCTCGCACGAGGACAGTGAGCTTGGGTTGCACGCCGGCTCCGACGAAGACGGCGAGCTAAACTTCCAGCGGGGCTCCGACGAAGACAGCGAGCGGGGCTTGCCTGCTGGCTCGCACGAGGGCGGGGAGCTCAGCTTCTGCCGTGGCTCGCACGAGGACGGGGCACGTGGGTTGCACGCCAGCTCGGAAACCCCCCCCGCCTTCGACCTCACCGGCAATCCGGGCCCGCCGCCgtcctcccgccccgccccgccggcgCGCCCCTTCCAGTGCCCGGACTGCGGCAAGTCCTTCGGCTCCAACTCCACCCTGGCGCAGCACCGCCGCATCCACACGGGCGAGCGGCCCTACAAGTGCGGGGAGTGCGGGCGGGCCTTCAGCCGGGGCTCCACCTTCCTCcagcaccagcgcacccacaccggCGAGCGGCCCTACAAGTGCCCGGACTGCGGCAAGGCCTTCAGCCGCAGCTCCAACCTGCTGCAGCACCGGCGGGTCCACACCGGCGAGCGGCCCTACCAGTGCCCGGACTGCGGCAAGGCCTTCAGCCTCAGCTCCACCCTGCTTCAGCACCAGATCATCCACACCGGCGAGCGGCCCTACAAGTGCCCGGACTGCGGCAAGAGCTTCAACCGCAACTCCAACCTGCTCAACCACCGGCGCACCCACACCGGCGAGAAGCCCTTCCCCTGCGGCCTGTGCGGGAAGCGCTTCTCGGAGAGCTCCACCCGCACGcagcaccagcgcacccacaccggCGAGCGCCCCTTCCGCTGCACCGAGTGCGGCAAGGCCTTCAGCCTCAGCTCCACCCTGATCCAGCACCAGACCACCCACAGCGGGGAGCGGCCCTACCAGTGCCCCGACTGCGGCAAGACCTTCGGCCTCAGCTCCACCCTGCTGCGGCACCGGCGGGCCCACGCCGGCGAGAAGCCCCACCGCTGCCCGGACTGCGGCAAGAGCTTCGGCGTCCGCTCCCACCTGGCGCAGCACCGCCGGGTCCACACCGGCGAGCGCCCCTTCCGCTGCCCGGACTGCGGGCGCGGCTTCGGGCAGAATTCCCACCTGGCCCAGCACCGCAAGGTGCACCGGGCCGGCGGGGAGGCCCGCCCGCCCGGCACCCTCTACATCTGCGGCGACTGCGGCAAGAGCTTCCGGCAGAGCTCCCACCTGGCCCAGCACCGGCGCACCCACACCGGCGAGCGGCCCTTCCGGTGCGGGGAGTGCGGCCGGGGCTTCTCCCAGAGCTCCAAGCTGCTGGAGCACCGCCGGACCCACACCGGCGAGCGGCCCTACGCCTGCCCCGACTGCGGCCGGGCCTTCGGCCACAGCTCGGCCCTGGCCCAGCACCGCCGGACCCACACCGGCGAGCGGCCCTACGCCTGCGGGgcgtgcgggaagagcttcagccagagctcggCGCTGGTCcagcaccagcgcatccacaccggGGAGAAGCCCTACCGGTGCTCCCGCTGCGGCCTTTCCTTCCGGTACCTCCTGCAGTACACCCGCCACCAGAAGCTGCACGCCCGCgaggagctcctggcccaggagagaGCCGGGGCGGCGCCCCCGGCAGCCGCGGCACCGGCGGCCTCCGCGGCTCTGGAGGTGGCCCCGGGGGCCGGGACGCCGGGGCTCTCCGCGGTGCTCGGGGTGGCGGTCGAGGAAGGGGTGTAG